The genomic interval GACgtagactagagtttaaggtcgtcgctcgaccgttgacgtagaatagggtttaaggtcaccgctcgaccaatAGGAAAGACGCATCTCACGAGTGACATTCTTcacttttattcatattttgttCTGCGTTCAGGAGACATACAAAAATACATATATTTACTTGCGCACCTCTCAACTGATCCTgtaaggttggagatgattcgcgctccacagCCTCTTGAGCTGCCTTCccccctcatcctccaagtagtaagcgCCCAAATGGAGCTTTTACATGATCTTGAAAGGTCTCGCTTATGGTGCCTCGAGCTTGGTGACGTCACCGACCGACTTCACTTTTTTCCATACGAGATCGCCGATTTGGAAGGAACTCAGGATTGCCCTcaggttgtagttctgcttcatccgttGTCGGTACGCCATTAGTCGAACAACTGCTTTTGCTCGTGTTTCATCCACTAAGTCGAACTCCATGAGCCTTCATTCAGTGTTTCCCTCATCGTAGTACTATACCCAatcggattctactccgacctctACGGGGacgactgcttcgccgccgtataccaagtggaagggGGTTACGTCGGTCGCCTCCTTCGGGGTCGTGTGAAGGGCCTACAACACATTGGAGAGCTCGTCGACCCAGTTTCCtccgacgtggtcgagccgagcataTAGAACTCTgagaatctcccgattggcgacttcgcCTTGTCCGTTGCCCGGGGGTAGGCCACAAAAGTGAAGGCCTGTTGGATGTCATAGCTCTCGCACCATTCCCTGAGCCCCTGACCGGCGAATTGCCTCTCATTGTCTGATACGAGCAGACGTGGGATGTCAAATCAACATATGACATTCTGACAAACAAACTTAATGATCATATGCTCGGTTATTCTTATAAGAGGCTCGGCTTACACCCAgtttgagaagtagtcgaccgcgaCAAGTAGAAATTTTCGCTGGCCAGTCACCATTGGGAATGACccaacgatatccatgccccattggtcgaacggggaAGATACTGTGGACGTCTTCATTTCCTCGGTCAGTCAGTGCGGAAGGTTGTGATACTTTTGGTAGGACAAGCAGGTGgccactgtccgagcggcatcttcttAGAGGGTTGGGTAAAAATATCCGACGAGTAGTATCTTACGAGCTAATGCACGACTATTTGGATGACCTTCACAGGAACCTTGGTGCACCTCCCGCAGAATGTATTTGACATCTTCCGATCCGACGCATTTAAGTAGGGGTctggagaaggctctcttataaAGATGGTCCCCAACCAAAGTGAACAATCTGACCCTCTTCTTCAGCAAGCGAGCTTCTTCCTGATTGGCAGGTGTAACTCTCGATCGCAAAAACTCTGTCAAAGCCGTTCTCCAGTCATTTAGGAAGGCAATTCCTTCCATTTGATCAATATGAGCCACTAGCGAGACATGTTCGATCGGCTGTCATATGACGATCGGTGATAGCAAACTAGCTAATTTTGTCAACTCATCTGCTACCTGGTTCTCCAATCGAGAGATCTTTTGTATGATGACTTCCTGAAAGTTGGTCTTCATCTTTTTGAAGGCTTCCACATAGAGCCTGAGTCGAGCATTGCTTATCTCAAATGTCCCAGATAACtattgagcggccaactgagagttcgagtggatgaggactttaacaGCTCCTACATGTCGGGCTACATGTATGCCGGCTATCAATGcctcatactcagcttcattattggtggcgcGGTAGTCCAGTCGAATGGAAAGTTGCACCCGATCTTCCCGTGGTGAGATGAGCAATATGTCGATTCCGCTACCTTACCGAGAGGAAGAGCGGTCCACGTATATCTTCCATGTTGCCTCCGGTTCATCATTCTGGACCTCTATGACAAAATTTGCCAAGGTCTGAGACTTGATTGtcgctcggggttgatattgtatgtcgaaTTCGCTCAGCTCGATCGTCCATTTGATTAGTCTTCCTGATGCCTCGGGGTTGAGAAGAACCCGTCCCAATGAGATGTTAGTTAGCACGATGATTGAGTGTGCGAGGAAATATGGACGAAACCTCCGAGCGATGAGAATcaaagcataagctaatttttccagaCCGGTGTAGTGAGACtctgcatccttcaatatatggcttaaaaagtatacAGACTGTTGCTCTTGTCCATTCTACCTAACTAGAGACAACCCAACCACATACTCGTTGGATGATAAATAGATCCAAAGCGCCTCACCAATAAttggcttggctaatacaggcAAGGAGTTAAGATATTTCTTAAGCTCTTCCAATGCCCGATCGCACTCAGCGCCCCACTAGAATTTTGTAGCTCGGCGAAGcactttgaagaatggcaggctccagtcggacgacttggatatgaatctggacagcgTCGTGATCCGACCAGTCAAcctttgagcttccttcaagttccaaggcggcggcatgtcttgcaacgCTTTGACTTTGCTTGGATTGGCTttgatgccccgctcggtgacgatgtaacACAGGAAGTGACCATTCTTTGCGCCGAATAGacacttgctcgggttcagctttatTTCTCAAGCCCTCAGCGTTCAACAGGTCTCCTCGATATCTGCGCATAGGTCAGCAACTCgaagggattttattaatatgtcatcaacgTATACCACCATATTACGATCGATCTAccgtcggaacaccttgttcatcaacctctgataagtggctccgacattcttgagtctgaacgacatgacgttgtagcaataCGTTCCATCGGACGTAATGAAACTAACATTCTCCTGATCTTCTCGGATGAGCGACACTTTGTGATACCCTTAGTATGCatcaagcatgcagatcagctcgcagctCGCCGTTGAGTCtaccatctggtctatcctagGTAACGGATAGTAGTCTTTTGGGTACGCCTTGTTCAAATCACGGAAGTCAATGCAAACCCGTCATTTATtgtccggcttggagactaacacgaCATTGGCTAGCCAacttgggaattgaacttccctaataTGGCTGGCCTCCAGTaacttctctatctctgcccggatgatcaaattttgctccccgctgaagtccctctttctttgcttcaccggccgagcgtccggtcggacatgaagccCATGTTGACCACACTCGGGGAGATACCAggaagctcatgtgtcgaccctgcaaacacatcatgattttgtctCAAGCAAGCGACCAACTCTACCTTCTACTCCACCTCCAGGTCGGCGACGATAAATGTGGTTGCTTCCGTCCGGCtggggtggatctgaacctcctccttttcttcgtacatCAATGTAGGAGGCTTTTCAGTGATTGCGTTCACCTCCAAGCACGGATTCTTCCGAGTGCTTCTTGCTTCgatcttgaccatctcgacgtagcatcgccgagtggCCAGCTAATCGCCTTTGACCTTGCCCACCCTATCGTCCACcgagaacttgatcttttggcaataGGTAGACACCACCACCTGAAATTCATTGAGGGTCAATTGACCCAAGATGACATTGTAAGCTGACGGTGCAttcaccacgatgaagttggtggtcctggTTCTCCTCAGTGGTTCTTCCCCGAGCGAGATGGCCAATCGGGCCTGTTCGAGCGGCAGTACCTCATCGCCCGTGAAGCCATACAGTAGGGtcatcatgggcagcaactcatttCGACCGATTTATAATTGATCGAAcgtcttcttgaagatgatgttcaccgaactccctgtatcaacgAAAGTTCGGTGAATAATATAATTAACAATTACCGTCCGGATGATCAGTGTGtcgtcatgagggatctccactccctccaaatcaCTGGGGCCAAAACTAATATCGGGTCCTTCAGCTTTCTCCCTACTGCATCCCATGACATGGATCTCCAGTCGCAGAACGTACGACTTCctggctctgttggagtcgccACCGGTCGGCCCACCGGCGATTATGCCTATTTCTTCTCGGGCgacattgcttctattttctttttcctgcACAGAGAGTCTATTTCGCTCGACCTGGACTCGAGCAAGATTAGCGTTATCCCTCCCCTGGTGCCAATTGTGTCGTTCAGGCGCTCTTCTTTCATCCTCTCACCGCTCGGCAGATCATTGTCTATGTCGCCAATCAGGAGTTGGAGATAGGCAGTGATACCCTCTCGGAGTCAGTCGACTGTTGATTGGTGTCAAATCGCAACAGTCGCACGTGTTGTGTGTCACTGACTGATGAAAGGAGCATAACATGAGTGTTCATACCTTGCCTATTGTCGTCTTTCTATTGACTAGAGGCCACATGTTGCACGACATGTGTCCTAGTCTCCTGGTGTGATCGCGCTCCCTCCGCCCTTGGCCTTTTGGGCGGTTGATGACTGCTCGACGATCGTCGTTCGGGAGCCGACGCGGGCTTGGTCAgcgtctccttcttccttgctgcatgggcttcttccacatttatgtattcattAGTCTTCTTGAgcaggtggtcgaagtccctgggtgacttccgaatgagtgatcggaaaaacTCTCCTTCAGCCAGCCCTTGAGTGAAGGCGTTCATAATCATCTCatatgagaccgaggggatatccatgacTACTTAATTGAAATGCCTTATGTACATTTGGAGCACTTCCTTGGGCCCCTGCTTTAAGGCAAAGAGGCTGACGctcattgataaccatgattttgttaCATTAGTTTggttcataatgcatgttttaaatgatattttcatagcttaaagtcatatttactctacatttcataatttcattttatcttggacttaattataaattggcttattatcatggtattttatgttaatatttgattcttattttgtaggcatcaaaagggttatggacccgatcagatcagaccacacttgagcttaaatctagggctaaacgaagcgATCAAGCTTGGGAGCGATTTGGATTGTCtattgaagatcggagagatctaCACCATCCATTGAAAATCTGGACCAtctgacctaatgaggagcagatctcatTCGTTGATGGAGATccaaaagttttgatccagatctgggatgttttccaccgttgatcgaGGCTTGAAGATTCTGGACCGTTCGATCATATTTGAAAGGGGTATAAAACGTTTGAGAAGTTACAGTGCAAGCTTGGGCTCGGCTTTGCGATTTTCTccattgttcttcttcttctccgccgcGACGTCGACGCTCCCATTCCCGATTCCATATCCGTGAGCTAGAGTTCTTCACCGGCGTTAATTcctgagctccggcgatctttgtCAGAGGTCACAGAGAGcggtcgagggtgtttcccagtccACAGTGTTGGTTCTGTTCCGCCGCAATCCAgctcgagggtgtttcccagatcTGGATTTCCATAAGCATCAGAGCTCGAAGGGTGTTTCCCAGAAGCTTCTGATCGTATTTCCGATTGCCATTCCATCAGCGACTCCGGCCGATCTGATCATTCGGTTGAGTGTAGCAACTTCCAGATTCATGCTCTGTTTCCTTGTGCATTGAGGACTCCATTTGGTTGTGAGCCCGAAGGGTGTTTCCCAGAGGCTTGATCATCCGACTGGATGAGTGGGAAGCTCGAGATTCAAAGGTGGTCGCCCGAAGGATGGTTTCCAGAGGTGACTCTGTTTTCACAATAGAGTGAAGAAATTTTGATCTGGATTTagtttgtggaatgtttagggttttagattTCTTTGATTTAGTCTTTAAATTGTACTTAAACCTGCTCAGATCTAGAGATCTAATAGTGTAGATTTAATTTTTTCCATTTCCGTTTTTGATTGAATTTTCTTATGCAACCCcagttctgatttctgatttGCAATTTTGATTACTTAAGATTTCTGTAATCCAAGTTTAGTTTAACTTCTAACTTAGTTCgcaatttagtttttaatttgaattagttGATCTGATTATAACAAAGTTGTTGAGTTTCAATTCAAGTAATTAGTTGAACCTTTAGTTCTATTCATTAGGTTTGTTGAAATTGTAATGAAGTTTAATTGTTGGATACTTAATTTGAGATGCTGAATGTTTACCTCTGTTCATTGTTATTGCAAATGAACTTCTGAGTTTTAGTGTGGATTGTGATTGAGTATAGAAGACTTGGTAATTACGTTGAGTATTGAAGTGGATTGTGATGGTGAATGAAATGTTGATTTCGGTTGCAATTGTTTTTAGTTTTGAGTTTAATGATTATTATGAATTTGAATGTTTAAATGTTTTGTTACTGTGAATTTGAATGAAATGTAAATTAGTTGACTCATTTGATTAGATGAAACTTAAAGATCCGAATTTAAATGTTGTCAACTTGATGAGGTTaagtttaatcatgtttagtTGAGAATGAGCTTCCTTCGCTTCTATTCTTGTACTTATTAATGTAAGAATTTGATTGGAATCAATTCTAGGATTTACACACACACTTACTAgtcatccttggaaaaatacgacttgggacttgtTACTACAAtacttgtcttaattttaatgagtttcaatctttagtAATTTGgagtgccacgtgacatgcaaaaaggccgacatcactcgtcttctgatagcgtcggctACTGGCGAAATGGTGTTGAAACGCTGCTCGGAAGTCCTTAAAGCTACGTATTGAGTCGTCCGACAGTCTTCGGAACTAGCGCTGCGCCGAGCCAAAGAGAGTAGTGAGAAAGATTatgcacttcaccccatctgtgtactgGTGCAGCGTGACAATGTTATCAAacttatccagatgatcatctagatcggtcgttccattgtattccccgatcgtcagTGGGGtatagtgcttgggtagagggccACTCAAGATCGCCTGAGAGAACTGCAGATTGATCCGCTCAGGCAAAGCATGACTTCTAGGTGCCTTTCCAATTCACGCATCCCGAACGGGAGCGTCGTCCGAGGATGCCCCCTCTCTTGGTTCGCCTAAGCTATTTCTGAGAGGGTTTGGAATAGGGTGCAATGAAAGGGGATAGGCGTGGGCGACGCTTCCCCTTGCATGCCAGTCGGGCCTCTATTATGCCCCCATATGGAAACTGGTTCCGGTCGGTCTTCCAGTCCCGCTTGCCCTCCTACTGTCGACGTCGTCGGCTGTTGTACTAACGGATCAGCTAATGCTTGCTGTTGCTATTGCTCGAACATCTTCGCCGCTCGAGCTTGGATGAGCATGTCAAGCTCCTCTTTGGTGAGCGTCATGGTGGTAAGTCGTCCAGCATCTTGCATCTTCTCAACTCAGATGCATgttaagttcccacagacgacgccaaatatgattctatccgaaagtcgatgagatggaaagctggggatgtggcactcccgctgaccgcctgtagactccgctcggacctgcaacacagattacgTCAAtgctgagccagggaaggggtccatgatgctggccctccgacgctcaaatcagtcaccggcgatgaagtagaaggcggagcaacaagaatgaaCAGTAGCGAGAACAGTGTCTATCGTGTATTGCGTACCTCCGCCGATTCTTGGACCTCACTTTATATAGAGCTTTTGTAGCGCGCGTGCACACTCCCCAATGCGAGCACGTTTCCCAAAGTTTTTCctaaaaagacttgtcagtaaaatgTCCCTGACATAGTACTttaacgggtcgagcatatctctggagtgagagtggaagcttccgccgtacgatcttctggttgtccatgcccagtgtcagcggcactatctcccaaaaagATGTCGATGGATATTAGAGGGAGTGTACTGCTAGGCCGACTGGGTTGGTCGCTCGGCCGGAATTTCGCTGCCCCCGTATCCTGTCCGCTCGGTCATAACTCCACTATTCGTGCGTCTCGTCCGCTCGGCCGTAACTCCGTTGTTCGTGCATCTCGTCCGCTCGGCCGTAACTCTGCTGGTCGTGCCTCGTCGTTCAGTCATAACTCCGCTATTCGTACGTCTCGTCCGCTCGACCGAAGTTCCACTCTGTCAATGCCGAGACTTGCTGCctcgccgagcggggtagccgccgCTCGGCCAAAGTTCCGCTCTATCAATGCCGAGCCGGTTGTTTAAGCGTCGGTCGTTTGACAACTCCCCATATCGAAGGCGGGATCAGACCGGGACCTTCTCCCCCCGGTCGAGGCATGCTCGCTCGACCGACCAATGTTATCTGCGCGttgactgccttgactttgacctccactgtGGCCGCTATCCTTCGCGGGGTGGGACCCCTCCTTATTCACCGCATCACTATCATTCACCATCCACCgcgggctggatcagctggttaGGTGCCTGCAGCTTGCCACTGAAGTCGTGGGGTCGAAGGTCGCCAGTTGCACTCGGGGATAAAACCTTGGTCTGCTGCGCCAAAAATTTcttcgacccccagtcacctatcctgcccagtattaaccgtgatttactccctctggaatCTTGTGGGGCCGGGGCCAGGGGGCCGCTAGGGTGATGGTTCCACCTTTTGCCTCTCTATTCCCTCTCCTTTCAATCTTTCTCATTAGTTCGCAAGTGTCAAGGTCAACTTTTGACCTTCTAGATAACTTattttgcgacatctctagtgtttAATTAACAGTTCCTATGGATTCGACAATATTTTATATTACTAACGACGTAGCCGTACACTTTGGTTCGTAACAAACCTCTTTCCTGATTCTCGCTCTAATGCTCACATATGATCTCTCTATGTGTGCGCAGACTCGTGGATATCATCGGCGACCTTTCTTTCACCCCCACCCCGCTCCATTATAAGGCGGAAAAATCTGCAACGCTTTTGCAAACCCTAGATCTAGGTCCTCTTTTCGTCAACGTCCTTACCCTCGTCACCGGCTCTCTCAtccgactcaacttccggacgGAATCAAAAGTATTTGGATGAAACAATTCTTCTATTTAATATTTTGGTTAAACTAATTAAGCTGTTGAAGAACACTGACAAATAAAGGATAACAACGAGAAATCGCCTGGGAATTTACAGGACGAGCGAGCACGATCCCGGTAGAAGCAGGCTGATCAGTGAGCATTCGGAGGgagaagaagcacaagaaccgAAGCCATCCACCACACCAGTCACGAAACCAAGACATGCATCTATCACTGATTCGACTCAaatgatttaaaattaagtttatataTTTCCCTTTCCGTCCTTTTCAGTTCGTTGAAGGGGCCGCGAGAAGAGATGTACTGAAGCACAACGATTCGGCACGCATTTAATAGCAAAGAACATACATGCTCCAATCGCATTTATCTCTGTCTTCCTAATTTGGCGACAACACATGCTCTCGTCCTTCCACTGCCTCCCCTCGCTAACAGCTGGAAGTCAATATTGCTTTTAGTTCATTAGTTTCTGATTCACAGTACTGTTGTTCAGTCTGACTTCATGATCGCTATTGCAAACCTGTAACCGAACAATGAACGCTCTATATGTTTGATGCACAATACGTTGCTGTTATGAAAGAATTGACATAGTTGTTTGTAAGaggaaaagcgaggcacaaaaaaCGACTACTCCATCCACCACCATTATTCTATGTCTCCTTCAGGGTGGGCATTGAAACTTCCTTTTACATCTCCTTTTCCTCTCGGCTTTTGCTTCACTTGTTCCTCCTGCCTTCCTCTTTATCTCATATACAACCAAATTAAACTTTTCATATTTGATGTAGAGAAATTTCAAAATACCCACCTAAGCTTTTGTATAGGACAGGGTGaacattcggttaattcgattaatttgatattaattttatataaattatttttattattattttaaataaatttagttaattcggtgttaactgaaataactgatttgattaattcaattttaataaaattttgatttgattcgattAACCAATATTAAATCGATTttcgattaatttgattaatttatggaccgaattaatCAAATACTCACCCAGTATAAATAATTTAGTTTGAGCCGTCATTTATTCAACCTTCGACTTATGCTCTAACCTTAAACTTCTATTAAGAATAAttgttaattaataaaaaatgctGCATGGTTTGAGGAGAGAAGAAATTCAAACCTTAAACTACATATTATTTTTTGGGAAATTGCAATATTGGAGTTGGATTAAGTGTGAGTTtgattaattaactaatttattaATTACCATAAGCTAATTTCCTGCTCGCGTATAAATAGATCGCTTGCCACCCGCGATTTTCATCCGTGCAATAGCAATGGACGAGTCGTGGCGGGCATCGATCGGATCCATGATCCCCCGGCGGCGCTCCACAGAGGAGACGCGGGGGCGACGGGGTCGCTGGGCGGACTCCAGCAGCGGCGGCGCCCTCGGGCCGGATGACTTCCGCGACGTCTTCGGCGGGCCGCCGCGGACCGTCCTCCTGCACCGCTTCTCCGGGGAGCTCCATGCGCCCGGCGACCCCAAGAACGGGAACTTCTACGACGACCCCTTCCGACGCCCAGATCTGCAGAGGCGGATCCCTCGGCCGGCGGCAGATGGGCGAGGGATCCAGGGGTTCGGGTCCCGTGCGAGGGCCAGGATGGTGAAGACCGAGGAGGGTTTCTACGACGACATATTTGGGTCCGATTGCATCGGCGATCGGCGGTCGAGGTCGAAATCGAAGTCCTCTTCATCGGTGCTGAGCTCGGAGGACGTCGGCCCTCCGATTTGGGCAGCATCGTCCATGGCGGAGGACGCCATCCTCTCTTCCTTCACTTCTAAACTCAGGTACTGCAATATTATATCACTGGAAAGGGTTTTCCGACCTAAAAGATTGTCCTTTTCCCCCAAAAAACAacttttgaaagaatcaaagtaAACCAAGTTCAATCTGTAACAAATTGCTCCAAATTTTCTACAAGTTGTAATCTTTCATGCGTTGAGATTTTCATGTTGGTGACAGCTCTGTTCTAAGCTAAAATATTACCAGTTAATCCTGCTTTCTAAAGTTTTTTTAAGCACTACGGAAATTATCCCCAAAAGGGGAGAAAACCATCATGCTTAACGAGATAAAGATCTCAATTGTGAAGCTTTAGCAATGATGGCGTGCATCACGCCTGTCTTTGCTGGTAAAGTGAGAGCTCATGCAATAAGCCTTATCATGAACAGAGATAAAGTTTTGTCAGCATAATTAATCGCTTTGCTTCCACGCTCAATGATGCTATCTGTGAAGCCCAGAAGACTAATTAATTCTTCGTTGGGTGTCATTTACACATTCTATCTTTCCTTCTTTCAAATTGTCATTTTGTTTGAAATCTAATTGATTGATGTCTATTTTATGCATTCCAAACTATCGTTTGGGCTTCAGGCCAATCACGATCCCCTCGAAGCGATATGTGTCTTCTCCGTCAACCTCTgcaagagaagaaaggagcattGATCTGTACCCTATGAATTCTTACTTCTTGGAGTGCAAAGACTataagaagaacaaaggtcacAATTCTAGTGAACTACTTCGACAAAGATCTCATCTTGGATTCTCCTGCTGCTTTTCTCCGCCTGAGACGATCAGCCTAGAAACCAGCTTCCGCAAGAATCACGATGAGCAAGCGGGATCTTACAATTCCTATGCTGATTCCACGTCTTCAGAAATATCTTCTGCATTTCTTGTTCCCATGCTGTCGCAAGCAGACACAGAAATGGAGGATGTGATACTGGAACTGGAAGGGGATAGCCATAGGCAAGGAGCAGGAAGCTCCTCCTACAAGATTGAAATCAACGACCGTGGCATGGGAGATAGAGAAGGATCTGAGGCCATAGATGAAGCGATTGCATGGGCCAAGCAGAAGTTTTGGGATCATCAGGTTACCCAAGGAGATGAAAAACTTGACTCCATGAATCAGATCAAAGAGGATCCAGTTGGTATTTGCTGAGCAAGACTGAAGCTTCATAGCTTTCCCCTTTGTCCTGTATAAATATACTTTAAGAGGAAGAATCACAAACAAACAGCAGCAGCAGCGGAACATGATTCTCTTGGTTTATGATGTTTTATAGAATCAAAGACTTGTTGATGCGTTGTGTGAGTGATTTATAAACTGGTACTAGTGTTTTGCTTGGATTTCTAATATCTATTGATCCCCTTCCTCCTCTGCTGAAAGGTTTGTTTAGTTTTACTTACAAGTGTTAGCAAAGCAAATGATCAAGAATCAACAATATAGAAtctcagtaactcatttaaacaaaaattatcgGTGTTAATTATGTCCTAAACAGCTAAAGTAAAATAAGATGATTTCAAGAATCATACATACCCAGCTCGATGAGCTCTACTTCCACTGCAGGTAACTTTAGTACGTTTGTCAATTCTTCCAATACCTTGTAAATCTTCCATGTTTGTGGATGCCTTGCATCAGTTGAAAAGAACTCGACAACTTGAGAATTCACTTCGATCAAGCTGCAGCCCGGTGTCTTCTCTGCACTCTTCTGTTTTGCGATCTGTTTCATCCTTGCCGCATCTTTCCATCTTCCACTGGCTCCATAAATATTCGACAGAACAATGTAATTAGCAACATCATCAGGCACAAGCCTCGTTAATTGATTCAAAACAAGCTCAGCTAAAACCACATTCTTGTGAATTTGACATGCCCTGAGCAAGGAATTCCAAATAACACAATCAGGCTCCATGGGCATCTTCCTGATAAAACCTAGGGCCTCGGTGAGCAACCCTGCTCGGCTGAGAAGATCCACCATACACCCACAATGCTCAATCCAAGGAACAATCTTGTAGTCCTCAGTCATCATTCTAAAGAACATCAAACCGTCTTCGACCAACCCCATGTGAACACAGGCCGACAACACTCCGACAAATGTGATGCCATCTGGTCTCTCACTTATGCTCTTCATCTTGTTAAACAACTGCAAAGCCTCTACTCCTCGTCCATGCATTGCCAATCCTCCTATCGTGGAATTCCAAGTTATAAGATCCCTCCTTGGCATTGCATTGTGCACCTCCACGGCATCATCTATGCAACCACATTTTGCATACATGTCGATGAGTCCATTCCCCACATAAACATTGGCATTCAATCCAATAGATTTGGCATACGAATGAATCCATCTTCCCATTTCCAGTGCTCCTAATCTCGCGCACGCTGATAGAACAGTCACAAGGGTGGCATCATTAGCCTTGACGTCGCACGAGCAGAGCATCTGATTGAAAACATCCAAAACCTTGTAGTACTGTGCATGGTGAGCATATCCTCCGAGCAGACCGTTCCAAGAGAACACATTTCTTTCAGGCATTTCCCCAAACAGGCATTCGCAAGCTGTGAGGTTTCCAACATTGGCAAAGCCAAGTAAGATGGTGTTCCAAGCAATGATGTCTGGGTCTGGAATCAGAGCAAAGAGCTCCATGGCCGTGGCCATGTCGCCGCACCTGGCATACCCTGAGACAATGGTGTTCCAAAGTATCACATCCCGCTCAACGGTTTGATCAAAGAGCTCTCTCGCAGATTCGACATTGCTAACCGAGAGGTAGGCTGAGATAATTGCGGTCCAAGTCACCACATTTCTCTCCAGCATCGCGTCGAACACCTTCCGCGCAGATCCGATCGCGCCGTCGCTCGAGTACATCTCGATCAACGCGGGCACAAC from Zingiber officinale cultivar Zhangliang chromosome 6B, Zo_v1.1, whole genome shotgun sequence carries:
- the LOC121992223 gene encoding uncharacterized protein LOC121992223, with amino-acid sequence MDESWRASIGSMIPRRRSTEETRGRRGRWADSSSGGALGPDDFRDVFGGPPRTVLLHRFSGELHAPGDPKNGNFYDDPFRRPDLQRRIPRPAADGRGIQGFGSRARARMVKTEEGFYDDIFGSDCIGDRRSRSKSKSSSSVLSSEDVGPPIWAASSMAEDAILSSFTSKLRPITIPSKRYVSSPSTSAREERSIDLYPMNSYFLECKDYKKNKGHNSSELLRQRSHLGFSCCFSPPETISLETSFRKNHDEQAGSYNSYADSTSSEISSAFLVPMLSQADTEMEDVILELEGDSHRQGAGSSSYKIEINDRGMGDREGSEAIDEAIAWAKQKFWDHQVTQGDEKLDSMNQIKEDPVGIC
- the LOC121992222 gene encoding pentatricopeptide repeat-containing protein At1g08070, chloroplastic-like codes for the protein MFKGYNAAGLRSAALALFRRMRRRGVPHNRFTFPLVIKSCAGGSAEGEQVHCLAIKSGVEACGFVVPALIEMYSSDGAIGSARKVFDAMLERNVVTWTAIISAYLSVSNVESARELFDQTVERDVILWNTIVSGYARCGDMATAMELFALIPDPDIIAWNTILLGFANVGNLTACECLFGEMPERNVFSWNGLLGGYAHHAQYYKVLDVFNQMLCSCDVKANDATLVTVLSACARLGALEMGRWIHSYAKSIGLNANVYVGNGLIDMYAKCGCIDDAVEVHNAMPRRDLITWNSTIGGLAMHGRGVEALQLFNKMKSISERPDGITFVGVLSACVHMGLVEDGLMFFRMMTEDYKIVPWIEHCGCMVDLLSRAGLLTEALGFIRKMPMEPDCVIWNSLLRACQIHKNVVLAELVLNQLTRLVPDDVANYIVLSNIYGASGRWKDAARMKQIAKQKSAEKTPGCSLIEVNSQVVEFFSTDARHPQTWKIYKVLEELTNVLKLPAVEVELIELGMYDS